A genomic region of Candidatus Aegiribacteria sp. contains the following coding sequences:
- the rpsD gene encoding 30S ribosomal protein S4 has translation MSRYRGPKLRKIRSLGPLPGLTRKEPANQNPPGEHGGRWHRRRESTYRLQLIEKQKIRFNYGLSEKQLRRYFAKAATMKGETGHNLLQLIERRLDNVVARSGFVRSIPASRQLVAHGHVTVNGRKVDIPSFSVKVGDVVSLKEKSKKLKVVEENITEGAGIGIPAFMDVDPTARKIIMKMLPSREDVPLEVDERMVVEFYSK, from the coding sequence ATGTCAAGATACCGCGGTCCGAAACTCCGCAAGATCAGATCCCTTGGGCCACTGCCGGGACTTACTCGAAAAGAACCCGCAAACCAGAATCCACCAGGAGAGCATGGCGGAAGATGGCACAGAAGGCGTGAATCCACTTACAGGCTTCAGTTGATAGAGAAACAGAAGATCCGATTCAATTATGGTCTTTCTGAGAAACAGCTGCGCAGGTATTTCGCCAAAGCCGCGACCATGAAGGGTGAGACAGGTCATAACCTGCTTCAGCTTATCGAGCGCAGGCTGGACAATGTAGTGGCAAGATCCGGTTTCGTGAGGTCAATACCCGCTTCTCGTCAGCTTGTTGCACACGGTCATGTTACCGTGAACGGAAGAAAAGTTGATATCCCTTCATTTTCAGTGAAGGTTGGAGATGTTGTTTCTCTCAAGGAGAAAAGCAAGAAACTCAAGGTGGTTGAAGAAAACATAACCGAAGGGGCTGGAATCGGTATTCCTGCTTTCATGGATGTTGATCCTACTGCAAGAAAAATCATCATGAAGATGCTTCCGTCAAGGGAAGATGTCCCGCTGGAAGTTGATGAAAGAATGGTTGTTGAGTTCTACTCCAAATAG
- a CDS encoding GGDEF domain-containing protein: MAEIAEKEAQLKFPWTGELDSVTGIPPRNALDHNLPLLLRLMGQEAMPLSVIMIDIDHFKNFNDRWGHDIGDRVLRHVCGIIRKTVKYRGEAYRYGGEEITILLPNASRDEAMATAEHIRELIFGNPLESTDGTSTESSEVPLAVTVSLGVSTFPDVAGSELLVAADQALYVAKREGRNRAVFFDSTDRDDSSAVTVNVRFPESSSISEGSYIILTRWFRHRGELTEIEAREISDPGRGVREFAEGPVPPGGPVTAEIRGRVTAVERRGNCTFFSFEVEAEVLNLMFHHLRDRE; encoded by the coding sequence ATGGCGGAAATTGCTGAAAAAGAAGCTCAGTTGAAATTTCCATGGACTGGAGAGCTTGACTCGGTTACCGGAATTCCACCAAGAAATGCTCTGGATCACAATCTTCCTCTGCTGCTTCGCTTAATGGGACAAGAAGCCATGCCTCTGTCGGTAATTATGATTGATATAGATCATTTCAAGAATTTCAATGATCGATGGGGGCATGATATCGGAGATCGAGTTCTCAGACATGTATGCGGTATTATCAGAAAAACAGTCAAGTATAGAGGAGAAGCTTACAGATACGGTGGTGAAGAGATAACCATTCTTCTTCCGAATGCATCTAGAGATGAAGCTATGGCTACTGCGGAGCATATTCGCGAACTAATATTCGGGAATCCGCTTGAATCAACCGACGGAACTTCCACGGAATCCTCAGAGGTTCCACTTGCTGTGACCGTCTCTCTTGGAGTCAGCACATTTCCGGATGTTGCCGGCAGCGAACTTCTTGTTGCTGCTGATCAAGCTCTATATGTCGCGAAAAGGGAGGGGAGGAACAGGGCGGTATTCTTTGACAGCACCGACAGAGATGACAGTTCTGCAGTTACTGTGAATGTAAGATTTCCAGAATCTTCATCCATCAGCGAGGGAAGTTACATAATTCTAACCAGGTGGTTCAGGCATAGAGGTGAATTAACTGAGATTGAAGCCAGAGAGATATCAGATCCCGGCAGAGGAGTCAGGGAATTTGCTGAAGGTCCCGTTCCGCCAGGCGGCCCTGTAACCGCAGAGATCCGGGGGAGAGTAACTGCCGTGGAACGGCGCGGTAACTGTACATTCTTCAGTTTTGAAGTAGAGGCAGAAGTTCTCAATCTGATGTTTCATCATCTGAGAGATCGGGAGTAA
- a CDS encoding amidohydrolase family protein, whose amino-acid sequence MSSIVCGAAWTGPNDRLLPASLIEFSEGRITGISSAPDTESNLFIIPAFVDAHCHFTWSGLQGLYLDLESAGSSGDFLEMLASEVKDEKTGGILRGCNFDESLWSDSGLPSLAELDAVTGERPIFIRRVCCHKALVNTAMLKMLPSGCEGVDWSSGVIREGIIVGFENLYQPEPQILREAALLAAKLCYSSGVTAVYSFEHLFSIEALARNKPTVRMSVSVFGEDSEILEKAMKDESIDLSRLRGLKFFLDGSLGAKTAAVSGTYIDGTVMNPLMNDEQVLECLLLSDRLGLTPSFHAIGARALTQIDRTGTLYFEKTGLNGIQEIRVEHAEELLPAWPGNWDPSMYSFIMQPNFVKRWQQGGGLYEKALGRERALKLNPFGLLERSGFSLGFSSDGMPFGPLRGLQGATDHPSDEFRLDIDTALNAYTLGAASVCGFDDLSLRLGKGRIADITVLSDNPFRTAWDDIHVVATFQNGELVYGSSDILEEI is encoded by the coding sequence ATGAGTTCCATTGTCTGCGGTGCGGCATGGACTGGACCGAATGATCGGCTTCTTCCGGCATCCCTGATCGAATTCTCCGAAGGGAGGATCACCGGTATTTCTTCTGCTCCCGATACAGAATCGAATCTTTTCATTATCCCCGCATTCGTTGACGCTCACTGCCACTTCACATGGTCTGGACTCCAGGGTCTTTACCTTGATCTGGAGTCTGCCGGATCTTCCGGTGATTTTCTGGAGATGCTTGCATCCGAAGTAAAGGATGAAAAGACCGGAGGAATTCTCAGAGGATGTAACTTTGATGAAAGCCTGTGGTCGGATTCCGGACTTCCTTCACTTGCGGAACTGGATGCTGTAACAGGAGAACGGCCGATTTTCATCAGAAGGGTCTGCTGTCATAAGGCTCTTGTGAATACGGCGATGTTAAAGATGCTGCCATCCGGTTGCGAAGGTGTTGACTGGAGTTCAGGTGTTATCCGTGAAGGAATTATTGTTGGATTTGAGAATCTGTACCAGCCTGAACCACAAATTCTGAGAGAGGCAGCACTCCTTGCTGCCAAGCTTTGCTATTCATCCGGTGTCACTGCTGTATACAGTTTCGAACATTTATTCTCGATAGAGGCTCTTGCCCGGAACAAACCCACTGTGAGAATGTCAGTTTCTGTATTCGGAGAAGACTCGGAAATACTTGAGAAAGCTATGAAGGACGAATCAATTGACCTTTCCCGTTTGCGTGGACTGAAGTTCTTTCTTGATGGATCACTCGGGGCAAAGACAGCTGCCGTGAGCGGTACATATATTGATGGAACTGTCATGAATCCGCTTATGAATGATGAACAGGTACTTGAATGTCTCCTGCTTTCAGACAGGCTCGGGCTTACACCTTCCTTTCATGCTATCGGCGCGAGAGCACTGACGCAGATTGACAGGACAGGCACGCTCTATTTTGAGAAAACCGGGCTGAATGGAATTCAAGAGATAAGAGTGGAACATGCGGAGGAACTTCTTCCAGCATGGCCGGGAAACTGGGATCCATCCATGTACTCATTCATAATGCAGCCGAATTTTGTGAAGAGGTGGCAGCAGGGTGGGGGATTGTATGAAAAAGCACTCGGCAGAGAACGAGCTCTGAAACTGAACCCGTTCGGACTTCTTGAGCGGTCGGGGTTCTCTCTAGGTTTCAGCAGTGACGGCATGCCATTCGGGCCTCTCAGAGGTCTTCAGGGAGCAACGGATCATCCTTCTGATGAATTCAGGCTTGACATCGATACGGCTCTTAATGCTTATACTCTTGGAGCAGCATCAGTATGTGGTTTTGATGATCTTTCCCTGCGCCTTGGCAAAGGAAGGATAGCTGATATAACAGTATTGTCCGATAACCCTTTCAGAACCGCATGGGATGATATTCACGTTGTGGCCACTTTTCAGAACGGTGAGCTTGTATATGGATCGTCTGATATTCTGGAGGAAATATGA
- the nadC gene encoding carboxylating nicotinate-nucleotide diphosphorylase yields MTKSVDWSDHVSVGEFIVRNALLEDAVQNDITTDVLEPDKNDLQTCMVVPREGLIVAGWFLVNQVFDSIALMFRCRPIEYVQYIKDGSSASSGESLGHLRGSAGVLLRGERVALNLLSHLSGIATLTSKYVLAVQGTGVEILDTRKTTPCLRALEKYAVKVGGGVNHRFDLSELAMIKDNHIAVAGGAGNLHTIIMKLRKKSLPVEIEVDSLNQLKYVLLERPERILLDNMTPGILRDAVSIASGSGCYLEASGGITLKNIREIAETGVDGISSGTLTHSAKSADIGFDWKSK; encoded by the coding sequence ATGACCAAATCGGTAGACTGGTCAGATCATGTTTCAGTAGGAGAATTCATTGTACGGAATGCGCTTTTGGAAGATGCTGTGCAGAATGATATTACAACCGATGTTCTGGAACCTGACAAAAATGATCTGCAGACCTGCATGGTAGTCCCCCGCGAGGGTCTTATAGTGGCAGGCTGGTTTCTGGTTAATCAGGTTTTTGACTCAATTGCTTTGATGTTTCGATGCCGCCCGATCGAGTACGTACAGTATATCAAGGATGGATCATCTGCCTCCTCCGGGGAATCACTGGGACATTTGAGAGGTTCAGCGGGGGTTCTATTGAGAGGAGAGAGAGTTGCCCTGAATCTGCTTTCCCATCTCTCAGGGATTGCTACCCTTACATCAAAATATGTTCTTGCGGTACAGGGAACCGGAGTAGAAATCCTTGACACGAGGAAAACCACCCCCTGTCTCAGAGCACTCGAGAAATACGCTGTAAAAGTTGGAGGAGGCGTCAATCATAGATTTGACCTGTCAGAACTTGCAATGATCAAGGATAACCATATTGCTGTTGCCGGTGGCGCGGGAAACCTTCACACCATAATTATGAAACTTCGGAAAAAAAGCCTGCCTGTAGAAATTGAAGTTGATTCGCTGAATCAGCTCAAGTATGTGCTTCTCGAAAGACCGGAAAGAATCCTTCTGGACAATATGACGCCGGGTATTTTAAGGGACGCGGTCAGTATTGCATCAGGAAGCGGCTGCTATCTTGAGGCATCCGGAGGAATTACATTGAAAAACATTCGTGAAATCGCTGAAACAGGAGTTGATGGAATATCCTCCGGAACTCTGACACATTCGGCGAAATCCGCGGATATAGGATTTGATTGGAAGAGTAAATGA